CCATCCCCACCAAGAAGAGCGAGACCTTCTCGACGGCCACCGACAACCAGCCCAGCGTGACCATCAAGGTCAGCCAGGGCGAGCGCAAGATGGCCGCCGACAACCGCCTGCTCGGCCAGTTCGATCTCGAGGGCATCCCACCCGCACCGCGCGGCATGCCCCAGATCGAGGTCGAGTTCAACATCGACGCGAACGGCATCCTCCAGGTCACCGCGACCGAGAAGAAGACCGGCAAGAGCGCCGACATCAAGATCACCAACTCGGGCGGCCTGTCCGAGGAGGAGATCGACAAGATGAAGCGTGACGCCGAGGCCCACGCCGAGGAAGACCAGAAGCGTCGCGAGCTCGTCGAGACCAAGAACCGCGGCGACCAGATGGTCCACCAGATCCGCCAGCAGCTCGAAGAGCACGGCGAGAAGGTCAGCAGCGACATCCGCGGCAACATCGAGAGCGCCATCTCCAACCTCGAGGAGAAGCTCAAGACCGACGACAAGGACGCCATCGAGGCCGCGAGCAAGCAGCTCGAGACCGTCGCGATGGAGTTGGGCAAGGCGATCTACGAGGCCCAGGGGGCCGCGGGCGGAGACGCCGGCGCCGCCAGCCAGGCCGAGCCCAAGGACGCCGCCGAGAACGACGACGACGTGATCGACGCGGAGTTCAAGGTGAAGGACGAGGACAAGTAGGCCTCAGCCCAAGCACAAGGTTGCGGATTAAGAGAGACGAGAGCGGCCCCATTCGGGCCGCTTTCTCTTTGCGTGCTCAGCCCTCAACCTCCCGCCGGTGCCCCTGCTCGTCGTACTCGTACACCTTGCCCTCTTCCTCGTCCTTGCACGTCTTGTGCGTGCCGTCGCAGAAGGGGAAGTTGCTGGTCAGACCGCAGCCGCAGACGAAGACGGGCTTGTCTTGCGGGTCGATGCGGATGGGGCCGGTGGCGTTGAGGGTGATGCGTCGGGCCATGCGTCATCTCCTGGCTCGATCATCGAGCTTGATCTGGTGGTACGGCCTCGCAGTATACCAGAATGCGCTTCGGCGTGCGCATCAACGTCTACGCTACTGAGGCAATGGCCAGCGGTGCCCGGATCTCGGCCGCCGACCACCCAACGCCTCACCTACGCGACGACGCGAGCTCCCTGGTGGCGTTCGAGGAAAGGGCGTCGCGAGCGTGGCTCTGGTCAGCGGCGACCGACGTTACGCGCACCCCGCATCAAACGCGTTCTGGAACGCCAGGAAGTCGAAGATCGTGAACTCGCCGTCACCATCGAAGTCGGCGACCGAGTCCATTGCGTCGAAGGCGTTCTGGAAGGCGAGGAAGTCGAAGATGGTCAGCTCGCCGTCGCCGTCGAGGTCGGTCGGGCACGCGGTCATCTCGATCACGACGTTGTCGAAGCAGGCCAGGATGCCGTCGCGGTCGCCGGTGGGCCCAACGCCGCGGCAGATGAAGCGGATGCGCTCGAATGGCACGCCCTCGATCTCCAGCCGCGCGTGCTCGAACTTGGCCGGCGTCTCGCGGTGCGTGAACGAGTCGCTGACGACCACCGCGTCGCCCACGAGGCCCTCGAGGTACACCTCGATGCCGTCCCAGTCCTCGCCCGAGTTGTACCACAGCTCGACCGAGGCGTGGTTGGCCATCTCGCCGGTCGTCGCGAGCCACTGGTGGCTGCGCACGAGCCAGGCGAACGTGCCCGTGGTCCACAGCCCCGAGTTCATGGTGTTCTCGGGGCTGAACGCCGGATCGCCCGTGAACGTGCCCGTGCTGTTGGTAGCGGCGAACTGCACCGGGTCCTCGCCGCGGAATTGGATGTTGTTCGAGAAGGTAATGCCGCCGGACTCGAAGGACGTGCCGAGGAAGCCTGACTCGAACTCGTCGAAGCCGGTCTCGTCGGCGAGTACGCCGTTCGCGAAGACGCAGATGCAAGTCAGACTCGCGGTTGTGATACGCATGGCCACGGCCCTCCATTCAAGATGCCTGTCATGTTGACGAGTACACACCCATTGTCCTACTCGCGTCGAGCGAACACAGTTTCGGCAAATGCTGTTACGAAGCTGCTCAAGCTCCGGGCGTCGTACGACAGGTCTCCTCGTTCGACGTCGACCCGGCAAGAGGCTGGCCACGAAGTTCCGCCGCCCGCCCGTGCGCATTGAGCCCCTCGATCTTCGCAAGCGCCGCCGCGTCCGCGCGCACGCCCTCGGCCAACCCGCCCGCGTCCATCCGCAGCCACGTGCGGGCGCGGAGGAAGTCCAGCACGCTGAGGCCGGCCGTCCAGCGGGCACCGCCGCCAGTAGGCAGGGTGTGGTTCGGACCCGCGCCGTAGTCGCCGAAGACCTCAGCGCTCTGGGGGCCGATGAAGACGCCGCCGCCGTGCTTCAAGCGCGACGCATCGGCCTCGGCGCCGCGCGTCAGCACCTCCACGTGCTCGGCCGCGATCGCGTCGGCCACCCGTAGCGCCGCGTCGATCGAGTCGACGACGCACGCGAAGCCGTTGGCGATGCCGCGCCGTGCGACGTCCCGTGTTTCCAGCTCGGGTAGCTGGCGTGCGAGCTCGGCGTCGACCGCGTCTGCGAGGCTCGCGCTGGTCGTCACGAGCATCGCCGCCGCCCTCGGGTCGTGCTCGGCCTGGGCCAGCAGGTCGGCCGCGACGATCGCCGGGTCGGCCGAGTCGTCGGCGATGACGAGCAACTCGCTCGGGCCGGCGAGCATGTCGAGGCCCACGTCCATCGACACGAGGTGCTTGGCCGCCGTCACCCAGGCGTTGCCCGGGCCGACGATGACGTCGACGGGCTCGAACCGGTCGAAGCCGTACGCCAGCGACGCGATCGAGTGCGCCCCACCAACCGCGAGGAACTCGTCGGCGCCCGCGAGCGCCGCCGCCGCGAGCATGACCGGGGATGCGCCGGGCGAGGCCACCACGACGCGCTCGCACCCGGCGGCACGCGCGGGGATCGCGCCCATGAGCGCCGAGGAAGGCAGCGGGTGCAGCCCCGCCGGCGCGTAGCAGCCCGCGGCCTGGATCGGCACGAGCGTGTGGCCGGCCCGTCCGCCCTCGATCGCAACGTCGAGGTCCGTGATCGAGTCGCGCTGCGCCCGGGCGAACGCCTCGATCCTGCCCGCGGTGCGTTCGAGCACGCCGCGCGTCTCGGCCTCGAGCGACAGCAGGGCGGCCTCCATCGCGGCACGATCGAGCACCAGCGGCGCCCCCTCGGCGCGCTCGCCGAACCGCTCGGCCTGCTCGCGCACCGCCGCCTCGCCGCGCTCGCGCACGTCCGCGACGATCCTGGCCGCACCGGCGACGGCATCCGCGTCGATCGCGCCCCGGCGTCCGCACTCCATCGCCTCGTTCTGATCGATCCGTCGCAGCATCACGCGTCGCTCCCGATGTTCACCTTGGCGTTGCCCGGCCGGCGCGTGACACGCAGGCTGCGGCGGTCCAGCTCTCGCTCGAGACTCTCGAGCGTCGCGCCACGGGCCCGGGCCGCGACGAGCGCGAAATACGCCACGTCCGCCGCCTCGTGCGCCGCGTCTTCGGCGCTCTCGGCGTCGATCAGCTCGCCCGCCTCTTCCAGCAGCTTGGCCCGCAGAAGCGAGGGATCGTCGAGCAGCCGGGCCGTATACGAACCGGTCGGCGGCGACTGGACGCGCTCGGCCAGCGTTGCGTCGAGGCTCGCGAGCCCTCGCGACTCGCCGAAGCACGTCGTCGTCCCCGCGTGGCAGAACGCGCCGCGCTGCCGCACGGTGAACCGAAGCGCGTCGCGGTCGCAGTCGACCGAGATGCCCAGCAGTTCCTGCACGTTGCCCGACGTCTCGCCCTTCGCCCACAGCCCGCCGCGCGAGCGTGAGTAGTAGACCCCGCGCCGCCGTTCGATCGACGCCCGCACCGACTCGAGGTTCGAATACACCAGCCCGAGCGAACGGCCACCGGGGTCGGCCACGATGGTGGGCCAGAGCCCGTCGGGCCGATCGCTCTGGAGCGGCGCGCAGAAGCCCTCGGCCAGGTCGAACGCACCGGTATAAAGCGCCATGCCGACCTGCGCGTCGGCTCCGAGCCGGTCGACCGCCGCGACATCGGCCGGCGTCTTCACGCCACCGGCAACGGTCAACCGCGCCGGCCCGGCAAGCTCGACGAGCTGCGCGATTCGCTGGAGCTGCGCCTCGCTCCACCCTCCGAGCCCGCCCTCCTGCTCGACGAACGTGACGAGGAACCCGCCGACGTGCTCGCGCAGCTCCGCGATCCGGTCCTCGACGCGTCGGCCCGTCGCCCGAGTCCACCCCTTGTCGACCACCTCTCCATCGCGCGCGTCGAGCGCGGCGATCACGCGCTCGCGTGGCAGTTCTTGGAGCACGTCGGGCGTTGCCGCCGTTCCCAGGATGACCCGGCGTGCTCCCGCGTCGAGCAACTCGATTGCAGTCCCTGCATCGCGAATGCCACCGCCCACGCGGCACGGCACACGTCGCACCAGATCCAGCACGACCTCGCGGTTCGATCCGGTGCCCATCGCCGCATCGAGGTCGATCACCGCGACCTCGCCGACCAGGCCGAACCGCTCGGCGATCGGCACCGGATCGCCGGCGTCGACCGCCAGCTCCTTCCCACCAATCAGCTGCACGGCGTTGCCGCCACGAAGATCCACGGACGGAACCATCATGGCGCCACCTCCATCATCCGCACGGGCACGCCCGCGGCACAAAGTTGCTGCTTGAGTTCGTCCACGCTGGTCACACCGTCGTGGAAGATCGACGCCGCCAGCACCGCGTCGGCCCCGGCCTCGAACCCATCGACCATGTGCGCCGCCGTCGAAGCGCCGCCCGAGGCGATGATCGAGACGCTGACCACGCCCGAGATCGCACGGATCAACGCCAGGTCGTACCCGTTGCCCCGCCCGTCCTCGTCGAAGCTGGTCAGCAGGATCTCGCCCGCCCCAGCCGCCACGCCGTCGCGCGCCCAGTCCACGGCGTCGATGCCCGTCCGATTCGTACCCGAGCGCGTCACAACCTCCCACGAGCTTGCGCTGCGGGCCGCATCGATGGCCAGCACGACGCACTGCGCGCCCATGCGCTCGGCGATCTCGGTGAGCAGCTCGGGCCGCTCGACGGCCGCCGAATTCACGCCCACCTTATCGGCTCCTGCTTCGAGCAACGCCCGCGCGTGCGCGATCGTGCGTACGCCGCCGCCAACGGTCAGTGGGATCGAGATCGCCCGCCGGATCGCCTCGACCGTGTGCAGCGCCGCCTCGCGCCCATCGGGTGTCGCCGAAACATCGAGCACGACGAGCTCGTCGGCCCCCTGCGCCTCGTACGCCGCCGCCCGCTCCACCGGGTCGCCTGCATCGCGCAGGTTGGCGAAGCTGGTGCCCTTGACGATCCGCCCGTCGCGGATGTCCAGGCACGGGATGATTCGCTTGGTCAGCATGCCGCCACCTCCGCCGCCATCCAGCGCTTCAGCAGCCCCAGCCCCCACGGCCCCGACAGCTCCGGGTGGAACTGGCACGCGACGATCGACCCACGCTGCAACGCGCCCACGAACGGTGCCTCAAGCTCAGACATCGCGCACGCCCAGCCACTTGGCTGGGCCCGCACGCCGAAAGAGTTGGCGTAATACGCATAACCGTCGTCGATGGCATCGCACCCAGCATCTGGCACGACACGGTTCCAGCCGAAGCGTGGCCTGACCGGTTCCGAGAGCGCCTCCACGCGTGCATCGATGACGCCGAGACCTTCAGCGCCCGGAGATTCCTCGGAGGACGAACACAGCAATTGCATGCCGAGGCAGATCGCCAGCGTCGGCCTGCCCGCCTCGATCCGGGCCCGCAGCGCGTCGACGAGCCCGGCTCTCTGCAACGCCTCCATGCCCGCGCCGAACGATCCGACGCCGGGAAGCGCGAGATACGCGGCCCGCTCCACGTCCCCGTCAGTTTGTGCTTTCGAAACGCGCACGCCACACCGCTCGAGGGCCGCCGCGACCGACGCCGTGTTCGCCACGCCCGTCTGCACGATCGCAACTGAGGACTCGGGCATCACAGCACCCCCTTCGTCGAGGGCACGCCCGCCGGCCGGGGATCGATCGCGACCGCCGAACGCAGCGCGAGCGCGAACGCCTTGAATGCCGCCTCGGCCCGGTGGTGATCGTTCTCGCCGCGCAGGACGTCGACGTGCAGCGCACATCGCGCCGCCACGGCGAACGACGCGAACCAGTGCGTCAGGTTCTCGCACGCCACACCGCCGAGCATCTCTCGCTTCAACCCGAGATCGATCGTCGCCGACGGCCGCCCCGAGAAGTCGACGACGACGCGCGCTAGCGCCTCATCGAGCGGCGCGTAGGCG
This Phycisphaerales bacterium DNA region includes the following protein-coding sequences:
- a CDS encoding GC-type dockerin domain-anchored protein, encoding MRITTASLTCICVFANGVLADETGFDEFESGFLGTSFESGGITFSNNIQFRGEDPVQFAATNSTGTFTGDPAFSPENTMNSGLWTTGTFAWLVRSHQWLATTGEMANHASVELWYNSGEDWDGIEVYLEGLVGDAVVVSDSFTHRETPAKFEHARLEIEGVPFERIRFICRGVGPTGDRDGILACFDNVVIEMTACPTDLDGDGELTIFDFLAFQNAFDAMDSVADFDGDGEFTIFDFLAFQNAFDAGCA
- a CDS encoding CDGSH iron-sulfur domain-containing protein, yielding MARRITLNATGPIRIDPQDKPVFVCGCGLTSNFPFCDGTHKTCKDEEEGKVYEYDEQGHRREVEG
- the hisF gene encoding imidazole glycerol phosphate synthase subunit HisF, which translates into the protein MLTKRIIPCLDIRDGRIVKGTSFANLRDAGDPVERAAAYEAQGADELVVLDVSATPDGREAALHTVEAIRRAISIPLTVGGGVRTIAHARALLEAGADKVGVNSAAVERPELLTEIAERMGAQCVVLAIDAARSASSWEVVTRSGTNRTGIDAVDWARDGVAAGAGEILLTSFDEDGRGNGYDLALIRAISGVVSVSIIASGGASTAAHMVDGFEAGADAVLAASIFHDGVTSVDELKQQLCAAGVPVRMMEVAP
- the hisD gene encoding histidinol dehydrogenase, with product MLRRIDQNEAMECGRRGAIDADAVAGAARIVADVRERGEAAVREQAERFGERAEGAPLVLDRAAMEAALLSLEAETRGVLERTAGRIEAFARAQRDSITDLDVAIEGGRAGHTLVPIQAAGCYAPAGLHPLPSSALMGAIPARAAGCERVVVASPGASPVMLAAAALAGADEFLAVGGAHSIASLAYGFDRFEPVDVIVGPGNAWVTAAKHLVSMDVGLDMLAGPSELLVIADDSADPAIVAADLLAQAEHDPRAAAMLVTTSASLADAVDAELARQLPELETRDVARRGIANGFACVVDSIDAALRVADAIAAEHVEVLTRGAEADASRLKHGGGVFIGPQSAEVFGDYGAGPNHTLPTGGGARWTAGLSVLDFLRARTWLRMDAGGLAEGVRADAAALAKIEGLNAHGRAAELRGQPLAGSTSNEETCRTTPGA
- the hisB gene encoding imidazoleglycerol-phosphate dehydratase HisB, whose translation is MGERRATARRQTRETKIDASINLDGTGVASITTGIGFLDHMLAAVALHGRVDLELACKGDLAVDDHHTAEDVALVVGQLVDEALGDRAGIVRFAHAYAPLDEALARVVVDFSGRPSATIDLGLKREMLGGVACENLTHWFASFAVAARCALHVDVLRGENDHHRAEAAFKAFALALRSAVAIDPRPAGVPSTKGVL
- the hisH gene encoding imidazole glycerol phosphate synthase subunit HisH, which gives rise to MPESSVAIVQTGVANTASVAAALERCGVRVSKAQTDGDVERAAYLALPGVGSFGAGMEALQRAGLVDALRARIEAGRPTLAICLGMQLLCSSSEESPGAEGLGVIDARVEALSEPVRPRFGWNRVVPDAGCDAIDDGYAYYANSFGVRAQPSGWACAMSELEAPFVGALQRGSIVACQFHPELSGPWGLGLLKRWMAAEVAAC
- the hisE gene encoding phosphoribosyl-ATP diphosphatase encodes the protein MMVPSVDLRGGNAVQLIGGKELAVDAGDPVPIAERFGLVGEVAVIDLDAAMGTGSNREVVLDLVRRVPCRVGGGIRDAGTAIELLDAGARRVILGTAATPDVLQELPRERVIAALDARDGEVVDKGWTRATGRRVEDRIAELREHVGGFLVTFVEQEGGLGGWSEAQLQRIAQLVELAGPARLTVAGGVKTPADVAAVDRLGADAQVGMALYTGAFDLAEGFCAPLQSDRPDGLWPTIVADPGGRSLGLVYSNLESVRASIERRRGVYYSRSRGGLWAKGETSGNVQELLGISVDCDRDALRFTVRQRGAFCHAGTTTCFGESRGLASLDATLAERVQSPPTGSYTARLLDDPSLLRAKLLEEAGELIDAESAEDAAHEAADVAYFALVAARARGATLESLERELDRRSLRVTRRPGNAKVNIGSDA